A region from the Mucilaginibacter sp. CSA2-8R genome encodes:
- a CDS encoding AIR synthase family protein, producing the protein MSQFSGKISGGGFDELILPRLGFTRPEVSQGPGFGVDVSVVDIGHGMGLALTSDPLSIIPSLGLAESAWLSVHLMANDMATTGFSPMYAQMVLNLPPTLTQQDFVVYWEHVHRYCKAIGVAITGGHTGSIEGQNSTIAGGGTMLLTAPLNNILLSSKAQPGDLIIVTKECALSSAAILAMSFPETVKQKLGKEVYEDCCSLFEQTSSLPDALTAAATGHLTAMHDVTEGGVLGAVYEMATASGLGVNVYNELLPIGHAQQQITQLFDIDPRFCIGAGAMVMAVKPGAEHIVLAALRSKQIKATVIGEFIPQGQGRHLIDNENVAQPLPYYEKDPYWAAFFKAYQQGWK; encoded by the coding sequence ATGTCTCAATTTTCCGGAAAAATATCGGGCGGAGGTTTTGATGAATTGATTTTGCCACGATTGGGTTTTACCCGGCCGGAGGTAAGCCAGGGACCAGGTTTTGGGGTAGATGTGTCGGTGGTTGACATAGGCCATGGGATGGGGCTGGCTCTCACCAGTGACCCGCTCTCGATTATCCCGTCGCTCGGGCTGGCCGAGTCGGCCTGGTTGTCAGTGCACTTAATGGCTAATGATATGGCCACCACCGGCTTTTCGCCCATGTATGCCCAAATGGTGCTCAATTTGCCGCCCACACTTACCCAGCAGGATTTTGTAGTTTACTGGGAGCATGTGCATCGCTATTGCAAAGCCATTGGCGTGGCCATTACCGGCGGGCATACCGGCAGTATTGAGGGGCAAAACTCCACCATTGCCGGTGGCGGCACTATGCTGCTAACCGCACCTTTAAACAACATCCTGCTCAGCAGTAAGGCACAACCCGGCGACCTCATTATTGTTACCAAAGAGTGCGCCCTGTCATCCGCAGCTATACTGGCCATGAGTTTTCCGGAAACGGTAAAGCAAAAATTGGGAAAAGAGGTATATGAGGATTGCTGCTCGCTGTTTGAGCAAACCTCTTCGTTACCCGACGCCCTGACCGCCGCAGCAACTGGGCACCTGACGGCTATGCACGACGTAACTGAAGGCGGCGTGCTGGGTGCCGTGTACGAAATGGCAACTGCATCGGGCCTGGGGGTAAATGTTTACAACGAGTTGTTGCCCATCGGGCATGCTCAGCAACAAATAACCCAACTATTTGATATCGACCCACGCTTTTGCATTGGTGCCGGGGCCATGGTGATGGCGGTAAAGCCCGGAGCCGAACATATAGTTTTGGCTGCGCTTCGCTCAAAGCAAATTAAGGCAACCGTCATAGGTGAGTTCATCCCGCAGGGGCAAGGCCGCCATCTGATTGATAATGAAAACGTAGCGCAACCACTGCCTTATTACGAAAAAGACCCTTACTGGGCCGCATTTTTTAAAGCTTACCAACAGGGATGGAAGTAA
- a CDS encoding paraquat-inducible protein A: protein MNTDTLKKEPAKKGNLLNNLLLIFFLALFLCAEGWFAYRLHTLSGQQEQLKKDYSDANNITLGLFSIEEWHDEIAGILNHQVKHFTFTAKQKRQLQKEVEDIIITLINKAEAMITQPKKKSIGGKLTKFAVKTFVKTDKIKAQVPAFARKIIAQVDNPANKNQLSKMAMSKVNHLEHTPYLDSTIKANHKITDPIYKRYAVNDRDALNQKLNRSLEQIRVTMYKYSTYMLGCVVVVLLLWWLLRKRTELHVTLFIMSLLFAFILLAVGLTASMIEVDARIKSLDFMLLGQHVVFKDQVLFFQSKSIMDVVHVLISQPKIDSILVGVLIMVFSILFPIIKLSSTGIHLLSKKNIAESKFIKYFAFQSGKWSMADVIVIAILMTYIGLNGLLESQLALFNIKSDALTIITTNNTALQPGYIIFICFVLYGLILSTILKFITPHDTH from the coding sequence TTGAATACTGATACGCTAAAAAAAGAACCCGCCAAAAAGGGAAATCTTTTGAATAATTTGTTGCTCATTTTTTTTCTTGCGCTTTTTTTGTGCGCCGAAGGCTGGTTCGCCTACCGCCTGCATACGCTTTCCGGTCAGCAGGAGCAGTTAAAAAAAGACTATTCTGACGCCAACAACATCACCCTGGGTTTATTTTCGATAGAGGAGTGGCACGATGAAATTGCAGGCATCCTTAACCACCAGGTTAAGCATTTTACCTTTACGGCCAAACAAAAAAGGCAGCTGCAAAAAGAGGTGGAGGATATTATAATTACCCTCATTAACAAAGCCGAGGCCATGATAACGCAGCCCAAAAAGAAAAGCATCGGCGGTAAACTCACCAAGTTTGCAGTAAAAACCTTTGTTAAAACCGACAAGATTAAAGCGCAGGTGCCTGCCTTTGCCCGCAAAATTATTGCCCAGGTAGATAACCCGGCCAATAAAAACCAGCTGAGCAAAATGGCCATGAGCAAAGTGAATCACCTGGAGCACACGCCCTACCTGGACAGCACCATTAAGGCCAACCATAAAATTACCGATCCTATTTATAAAAGATATGCCGTAAACGACCGCGATGCCCTTAACCAGAAGCTCAACCGCTCGCTGGAGCAAATCCGGGTTACTATGTACAAATACTCTACTTACATGTTAGGCTGCGTGGTGGTGGTTTTACTGCTGTGGTGGTTATTGCGCAAGCGCACCGAGCTGCATGTAACGCTGTTCATCATGTCTCTACTGTTTGCATTCATTTTGCTGGCAGTTGGCTTAACCGCCTCCATGATTGAGGTAGACGCCCGCATTAAATCATTGGATTTTATGCTGTTGGGCCAGCACGTAGTTTTTAAAGACCAGGTGCTGTTTTTTCAGAGCAAGAGCATAATGGATGTGGTACACGTGCTGATTAGTCAACCCAAAATAGACTCAATACTGGTAGGTGTGTTGATTATGGTTTTCAGTATCCTCTTCCCTATCATCAAGCTATCATCAACGGGTATACATCTACTCAGCAAAAAAAACATAGCCGAAAGCAAGTTCATCAAATACTTTGCATTCCAGTCGGGCAAGTGGAGTATGGCCGATGTGATTGTGATTGCCATTTTAATGACCTACATTGGCCTTAACGGACTGTTAGAAAGCCAATTGGCACTGTTTAATATTAAAAGTGATGCTTTAACCATCATCACCACCAACAATACAGCACTGCAACCCGGCTATATCATTTTTATCTGTTTTGTGCTGTACGGACTTATTCTATCTACCATTTTAAAGTTTATTACTCCGCACGATACACATTAA
- a CDS encoding TlpA disulfide reductase family protein — protein sequence MKKTLSLIGILFALTAWTYYVKTESPTLQKVASQLDGMKRVSYHYRLEINNVKDNNFSKDSSDCYFEFDQQSKLISRFKAGDKGYQQIYNGTERFTLDKTEKTYEIDDDSNQERFNSLIIMLNAIPMLKRCLDDVIANDSISKTERDTVLTGKKYKVITLGLPGKGLDYYHKFESYNPKITFFYDLIVDPATNLPYQVISHNSSEGNTYTVRTTFTHINLTPAVPQANTWYYSSYEKEYKRAKKKEAIPLIAVGSLFPAIALPQIGNKTTAPVTPTTKNKVVLLDFWIKNCGYCMESFKYLKGLQSKYGQQNVQIITVNANDSREDVDFFYKREKPAYQMFYKGQALAKKLGVDYRGYPTVILAGTDGKIVYAGNFDKEKIAQLIDKML from the coding sequence ATGAAAAAAACCTTATCACTCATCGGTATCCTGTTTGCATTAACCGCCTGGACTTATTACGTCAAAACCGAATCGCCAACGCTACAAAAAGTAGCATCCCAATTAGACGGCATGAAGCGGGTGAGCTATCACTACCGGTTAGAAATCAACAATGTAAAAGACAACAATTTTTCTAAAGACTCGTCCGACTGCTATTTTGAGTTTGACCAGCAATCTAAACTGATTAGCCGTTTTAAGGCAGGCGATAAAGGTTATCAGCAGATTTATAACGGGACTGAACGTTTTACGCTGGATAAAACAGAAAAGACCTACGAGATAGATGATGACAGCAACCAGGAGCGCTTTAACAGCTTAATTATAATGCTAAATGCCATACCTATGCTAAAGCGCTGCCTGGATGACGTTATTGCCAACGACTCGATTAGCAAAACAGAACGCGACACGGTTTTAACCGGCAAAAAATATAAGGTGATTACTTTAGGCCTGCCTGGCAAAGGTTTAGATTATTATCACAAGTTCGAATCATACAATCCGAAAATTACCTTTTTTTACGACCTTATCGTTGATCCGGCTACTAACCTGCCCTACCAGGTAATTAGTCATAATAGCTCGGAAGGTAACACTTACACAGTGCGTACCACTTTCACTCACATCAATTTAACTCCGGCTGTGCCGCAGGCAAATACTTGGTATTACTCCAGTTACGAAAAAGAGTATAAACGCGCCAAAAAGAAAGAAGCCATTCCGTTGATTGCCGTAGGCAGCCTTTTTCCTGCCATTGCTTTGCCGCAAATAGGAAATAAAACTACAGCACCCGTAACGCCAACAACTAAAAACAAAGTTGTCTTGCTCGATTTCTGGATAAAAAACTGCGGCTACTGCATGGAGTCGTTTAAGTACCTGAAAGGGCTGCAAAGCAAGTATGGGCAGCAAAACGTGCAAATTATCACCGTTAATGCTAACGACAGCCGCGAGGATGTAGACTTTTTTTATAAGCGCGAAAAGCCGGCTTACCAAATGTTCTATAAAGGACAAGCTTTAGCTAAAAAATTAGGGGTAGACTACCGTGGTTACCCTACCGTAATATTGGCTGGCACTGATGGCAAAATAGTTTACGCCGGTAATTTTGATAAGGAAAAGATTGCACAGCTGATTGACAAAATGTTGTAG
- a CDS encoding LamG-like jellyroll fold domain-containing protein: MSKKYSALTKFTTALALAMCLVSANSIAQTPTTGIGVPAPNARLNPLLPGYFADPTIKKFGDIYYIYATTYNIMLASGAPTVWYSKDFVNWYNYTMEVPSFTEVMRLANSYNALLFNSAPFGAATHLDYHFGMPFKHLPAANQWHHLVLTFDGMVEKIYVDGVVDNLQMMTVPSAIKNAKFIIGASDAGENYTGYLASLKMYDYALSEAEVQQQLQKTNPVNNNTQPK; encoded by the coding sequence ATGAGCAAAAAATATAGCGCATTAACAAAGTTTACTACAGCACTGGCATTGGCCATGTGTTTGGTTAGCGCTAACAGTATTGCTCAAACGCCAACGACAGGCATAGGTGTCCCGGCGCCTAATGCCAGGCTCAATCCGCTGTTGCCCGGCTATTTTGCCGACCCTACCATCAAAAAGTTTGGCGATATTTATTACATCTACGCCACTACCTATAATATTATGCTGGCCTCGGGCGCACCCACCGTTTGGTACAGTAAAGACTTTGTAAATTGGTATAACTATACCATGGAGGTACCCTCGTTCACCGAGGTGATGCGGCTGGCTAACTCGTACAATGCCCTATTATTTAACAGCGCCCCTTTTGGCGCTGCTACCCACCTCGACTATCATTTTGGTATGCCGTTTAAGCATCTACCCGCAGCAAACCAGTGGCACCATTTGGTGCTTACGTTTGACGGCATGGTAGAGAAAATTTATGTGGACGGTGTGGTAGATAACTTGCAGATGATGACAGTACCATCCGCCATTAAAAATGCCAAATTCATCATCGGTGCATCAGATGCTGGCGAGAATTACACCGGTTACCTCGCATCGCTTAAAATGTACGATTACGCCTTGAGCGAGGCCGAGGTACAACAGCAGTTGCAGAAAACAAACCCGGTTAATAATAATACCCAACCTAAATAG
- a CDS encoding beta-L-arabinofuranosidase domain-containing protein, with product MKVPQHIFRLLFFMVIFLPLANSAQAQNGDQILDGIGETDLVARYVFNGDVKDWSRNTLHGKLQGDGLFVANDRFGKVLALNGTNAFITLPGEALTDLESISISGWINLRSGQPGQYWFDFGKDAGRHFFALPAGTPAKPGFDAAMLTAKNSNKSATATPPVPVNQWTYLTVVADIPSGTITTYINGKVSAQTKGTPKELASVFGKPSFKKQLYIGKSLTADGGYLNALLHDFRIYRVPLSGSQVAGIYNRASGNSQVMVNTSPKTEDDLERFPSTDPQLYNAYLTKVADVTVQTEAGSLPRLPEYVPGTYQNGVNGPKVRVIWPNPTSNSAVAQPGQYTVTGRIPGTALQPKATVIVTEAGKTTTPAAKLEAFKLNQVALHTDASGHNTRFIENRDKFVRTLAETDPNSFLYMFREAFGQKQPAGAKPLGVWDSQDTKLRGHATGHYLTAIAQAYAGTGYDKALQAKFAQKMDYMANALYNLSQMSGKPKTAGGPFVSDAAKVPVGPGKSAYDSDLSDKGLRTDYNNWGKGFISAYPPDQFIMLEHGAKYGGQNDRIWAPYYTLHKILAGLLDVYEVTGNKKALSVATGMGDWVYARLSKLPQDTLIKMWNTYIAGEFGGMNEVMARLYRVTNNPEYLKTAQLFDNIRVFFGDKEHSNGLAKNLDNFRGLHANQHIPQIIGSIETYRASNNPEYYKVADNFWHKAVSDYMYSIGGVAGARNPANAECFISEPGTLYQNGFSAGGQNETCATYNMLKLTSDLFMYNPQAELMDYYERALYNHILASVAEDSPANTYHVSLRPGVTKQFSNAKMSGFTCCNGTALESNTKLQNTIYFKSRNNQSLYVNLYIPSTLSWPERNVVVEQTTAFPKEDHTRLTIKGNGKFDMYVRVPGWATKGFYVTVNGKPQKMQATPGSYLKLARNWKSGDHIDLKMPFQFHLDPVMDQQNIASLFYGPILLAAQEPEARKEWRKVTLNAQDLGQTIKGNPQQLQFTIDGVPYKPFYDSYGRHSVYLDVTLKPKSE from the coding sequence ATGAAAGTACCTCAACATATATTTCGGTTACTGTTTTTCATGGTTATCTTCCTGCCGTTGGCTAATAGCGCACAGGCCCAAAACGGTGACCAGATACTGGACGGCATAGGCGAAACTGACTTGGTAGCACGTTACGTGTTTAACGGCGATGTTAAAGACTGGTCGCGCAATACCTTACACGGCAAGCTGCAGGGCGATGGTCTATTTGTGGCCAATGACCGCTTTGGCAAGGTGCTCGCCTTAAACGGAACTAACGCCTTTATTACCCTGCCGGGCGAGGCTTTAACCGATTTGGAATCCATCAGTATTTCGGGGTGGATTAACCTGCGTTCGGGCCAGCCGGGCCAATACTGGTTTGATTTTGGCAAGGATGCCGGCCGCCACTTCTTTGCCCTGCCCGCCGGTACACCGGCAAAGCCAGGGTTTGACGCAGCCATGCTCACGGCAAAAAACAGCAACAAATCCGCAACGGCAACGCCGCCTGTTCCGGTTAATCAATGGACGTATTTAACCGTGGTGGCCGATATACCTTCGGGCACCATCACCACCTATATTAACGGCAAAGTATCAGCACAAACCAAAGGCACACCTAAAGAATTGGCTTCGGTTTTTGGTAAACCATCTTTCAAAAAACAGCTTTACATCGGTAAATCGTTAACGGCCGATGGCGGTTACCTGAACGCTTTGCTGCACGATTTTCGCATTTATCGTGTTCCGCTTAGCGGTAGTCAGGTGGCCGGTATTTACAACCGTGCCTCGGGCAATAGCCAAGTAATGGTTAATACTTCGCCCAAAACTGAGGATGATCTGGAGCGCTTCCCGTCGACCGACCCGCAATTATACAACGCCTATCTAACCAAAGTAGCCGATGTAACCGTACAAACCGAAGCGGGCAGCTTACCTCGCCTGCCCGAGTATGTGCCGGGTACTTACCAAAACGGCGTTAACGGCCCTAAAGTACGGGTGATTTGGCCTAACCCGACCAGTAACAGCGCGGTAGCACAGCCCGGCCAGTATACCGTAACGGGCCGCATACCCGGCACGGCGCTACAGCCCAAAGCTACCGTTATTGTAACCGAGGCCGGAAAGACCACCACACCTGCCGCCAAACTCGAAGCATTTAAACTAAATCAGGTCGCACTACATACTGATGCCTCCGGCCATAACACCCGGTTTATCGAAAACCGCGATAAGTTTGTGAGAACACTGGCCGAAACCGACCCTAACTCTTTCCTGTACATGTTTCGCGAGGCGTTCGGCCAAAAGCAGCCTGCCGGTGCCAAACCTTTGGGCGTATGGGACAGCCAGGATACCAAACTGCGCGGTCATGCCACTGGTCACTACCTAACCGCCATTGCACAGGCTTATGCCGGTACGGGTTATGATAAGGCCTTGCAAGCTAAATTTGCCCAAAAAATGGATTATATGGCGAATGCGCTGTATAATCTGTCGCAAATGTCGGGCAAGCCAAAAACGGCCGGTGGTCCGTTCGTATCTGACGCAGCCAAAGTACCTGTTGGGCCAGGTAAGTCGGCGTACGATTCTGACTTGAGCGACAAAGGCCTGCGCACTGATTACAATAACTGGGGCAAAGGCTTTATCAGCGCTTATCCGCCCGACCAGTTTATTATGCTGGAGCATGGCGCCAAGTACGGCGGCCAGAACGACAGGATTTGGGCGCCATACTATACCCTGCATAAAATTTTAGCCGGGTTGCTGGATGTGTACGAGGTAACAGGTAACAAAAAGGCGCTCAGCGTAGCTACCGGCATGGGCGATTGGGTGTATGCCCGCCTAAGCAAATTGCCGCAAGACACGCTCATCAAAATGTGGAACACCTACATTGCCGGCGAGTTTGGCGGCATGAACGAGGTAATGGCCCGTTTATACCGCGTTACCAATAACCCGGAGTATTTAAAAACCGCACAACTGTTTGATAACATCCGGGTGTTTTTTGGCGACAAAGAACACTCTAACGGCTTGGCTAAAAACCTGGATAACTTTAGGGGGCTGCATGCCAACCAGCATATACCGCAAATTATTGGCAGTATCGAAACTTACCGGGCATCAAACAACCCGGAATATTATAAAGTGGCCGATAACTTTTGGCATAAAGCCGTAAGCGATTACATGTACAGCATTGGCGGTGTTGCCGGGGCACGCAACCCGGCCAATGCCGAGTGTTTTATCAGTGAGCCGGGTACCTTGTACCAAAACGGGTTTTCGGCTGGCGGTCAGAACGAAACCTGCGCTACCTACAACATGCTCAAGCTCACCAGCGATTTGTTTATGTACAACCCGCAGGCCGAACTGATGGATTATTACGAGCGTGCCTTATATAATCATATCCTGGCCTCGGTGGCCGAGGATAGTCCGGCCAATACCTACCATGTATCGTTAAGGCCGGGGGTAACCAAACAGTTCAGCAATGCCAAGATGAGCGGGTTTACCTGCTGCAACGGCACCGCGCTGGAAAGTAACACCAAGCTGCAAAATACTATTTATTTTAAAAGCCGGAATAACCAGTCGCTGTACGTTAACCTCTACATCCCGTCGACCCTGAGTTGGCCGGAGCGGAACGTTGTGGTAGAGCAAACGACCGCTTTCCCTAAAGAAGACCATACCCGGCTTACTATTAAAGGCAATGGTAAGTTTGATATGTATGTGCGTGTACCGGGCTGGGCTACTAAAGGCTTTTATGTAACTGTTAACGGTAAGCCGCAAAAAATGCAGGCCACGCCCGGTAGTTACCTTAAATTAGCCCGCAACTGGAAAAGTGGTGACCATATCGACCTGAAAATGCCTTTCCAGTTTCACCTCGACCCGGTGATGGACCAGCAGAATATTGCCAGCTTATTTTACGGCCCCATCCTGCTGGCCGCACAAGAGCCCGAAGCCCGGAAAGAATGGCGCAAGGTAACGCTGAACGCGCAGGATCTTGGCCAGACCATTAAAGGTAACCCGCAGCAACTGCAGTTTACCATAGATGGTGTGCCTTACAAACCGTTTTACGATTCGTACGGCCGCCATTCGGTTTACCTGGATGTTACACTAAAACCCAAAAGCGAATAA
- a CDS encoding paraquat-inducible protein A, translating into MTDHTSYNTPSAAGKGNIILMIVLSALLCIEGYCGYHLSELSLQQERLKEDYSTINNITFGIFSIDQWREKIMNVVNGRVEDFKLTRQQRKSMQTQVENQLHALVAKTAATMNKPQKSLMGKLKKLAFNAVVDVDDIQAQVPTFARTIITKVNSPASTRRLKNIATSKLDQLERQTYDSTGEVHAVLVTKIYRKYQVKSTTELNQKLTRQLEDIRTVTYNYAYIMFGCVVVAILLWWFLRSQVHLQTVLFILSLLIAFVLLAVGVTASLIEVDARIGSMSFALLGEKLGFENQVLFYQNKSLLEVIQVLVAQPKPDAVLVGVLLFVFVIVLPILILVATGIHVLAGDRLAENKVLKYLAFESGKWNMADVMVVGIGMTYIGLNGILKSQLSNLNIHNEVLTTVTTNDSSLQPGFLIFVAYVVYEIVLIRMFKHITSLKQQNLALAQ; encoded by the coding sequence GTGACCGACCATACCTCTTATAACACCCCATCAGCCGCTGGTAAAGGCAACATCATTTTGATGATTGTGCTTAGTGCGCTGCTTTGCATTGAAGGCTACTGCGGCTACCACCTCAGTGAGCTGTCTTTACAACAAGAACGGCTAAAAGAAGATTACAGCACCATTAATAATATCACGTTCGGCATATTCTCTATTGACCAGTGGCGCGAAAAGATTATGAACGTAGTGAACGGCCGGGTAGAAGATTTTAAACTGACCCGCCAGCAACGTAAGTCCATGCAAACCCAGGTTGAAAACCAATTGCATGCCTTGGTAGCCAAAACAGCTGCCACCATGAACAAGCCACAAAAAAGCCTGATGGGTAAGCTTAAAAAACTGGCTTTTAACGCCGTGGTTGACGTAGATGATATACAGGCGCAGGTACCCACTTTTGCCCGCACTATTATTACCAAAGTAAACAGCCCTGCCAGTACACGCCGGCTCAAAAATATTGCCACCAGCAAACTCGACCAGTTAGAGCGCCAAACTTACGACAGTACGGGCGAGGTGCATGCCGTGCTGGTGACCAAAATATACCGTAAATACCAGGTAAAAAGCACAACCGAACTTAACCAAAAGCTTACCCGGCAACTGGAAGATATCCGTACAGTGACTTATAATTACGCCTATATTATGTTTGGGTGCGTGGTTGTGGCCATTTTATTATGGTGGTTTTTGCGCAGCCAGGTACACTTACAAACTGTATTATTTATTCTGTCGCTGCTGATTGCCTTTGTGCTTTTGGCGGTAGGCGTAACGGCATCGCTTATTGAGGTTGATGCCCGCATTGGCTCCATGAGCTTTGCCTTATTGGGCGAAAAGCTGGGTTTTGAAAACCAAGTGCTGTTTTACCAGAACAAAAGCCTGCTCGAAGTTATACAGGTACTGGTGGCCCAACCTAAACCGGATGCAGTACTGGTAGGCGTATTGCTGTTTGTGTTTGTGATTGTACTACCTATCCTGATACTAGTAGCCACCGGCATACATGTACTGGCCGGCGACCGGCTGGCCGAAAATAAAGTATTGAAATACCTGGCCTTCGAATCGGGTAAATGGAATATGGCCGACGTGATGGTAGTTGGTATCGGGATGACCTACATCGGCCTCAACGGTATCCTTAAAAGCCAGCTTAGCAACCTTAACATTCACAACGAGGTGCTCACTACCGTAACCACCAACGACTCATCATTGCAACCCGGCTTTTTAATTTTTGTGGCCTATGTGGTTTACGAAATTGTACTCATCAGGATGTTTAAGCATATTACCTCACTTAAACAGCAAAACTTGGCCCTTGCGCAATAA
- a CDS encoding Trm112 family protein — MKLSTIAKLCCPFDKQDLQLQILAQDLDYNVIEGLLRCTTCRRNYPIIYGVPIMAPDEYRQLPLEEPVVNRWKLEYNIDPVKLLPDAV, encoded by the coding sequence ATGAAACTAAGTACCATTGCTAAACTGTGCTGCCCGTTTGATAAGCAGGACCTGCAATTACAAATACTCGCACAAGACCTTGACTACAACGTGATTGAGGGACTGCTGCGCTGCACCACCTGCCGCCGCAATTACCCCATTATTTACGGTGTGCCCATTATGGCACCAGATGAATACCGCCAGTTGCCATTAGAAGAACCGGTAGTAAACCGCTGGAAACTGGAGTACAATATTGACCCGGTAAAACTACTGCCCGATGCTGTTTAA
- a CDS encoding class I SAM-dependent methyltransferase, with translation MELKQKGDFGVMTKSLTNWQGRKEWFFNREHTDTYEQWYEGRYKRAEVWQKKVMGQLLKKDPRVKELLEFGCGTTRFTRWWHEIGIEATGGDLSPFMLGQAVHLFKGDLVNADSHYMPFKNHTFDAVAFITTFEYYRDPVQVIREAARVGKHGIAFGMMNRNSPKVLRRRVQQMFGKNPFYVTATFYTPAMLIQKIDEALTGRNYSLEWTCTGLPEWFPVQQWSVPVGDFFGLYVKFLD, from the coding sequence ATGGAACTGAAGCAAAAAGGAGATTTTGGAGTCATGACCAAAAGCCTGACCAACTGGCAGGGGCGCAAAGAGTGGTTCTTTAACCGCGAACACACCGACACTTACGAGCAATGGTACGAGGGCCGTTACAAACGCGCCGAAGTATGGCAAAAAAAGGTTATGGGGCAGCTGCTTAAAAAAGACCCGCGGGTAAAAGAACTCTTGGAGTTTGGCTGCGGCACTACCCGCTTTACCCGCTGGTGGCACGAAATAGGCATCGAGGCTACCGGCGGCGATTTATCGCCGTTTATGCTGGGCCAGGCTGTGCACCTGTTTAAAGGCGATTTGGTGAATGCCGACTCGCATTACATGCCTTTTAAAAACCACACGTTTGATGCCGTGGCTTTCATCACCACTTTTGAGTATTACCGCGACCCCGTCCAGGTAATCCGCGAGGCGGCGCGGGTAGGTAAACACGGTATTGCCTTCGGGATGATGAACCGCAATTCGCCCAAGGTATTGCGCCGCCGGGTGCAGCAAATGTTTGGTAAAAACCCGTTTTATGTAACGGCTACCTTTTACACGCCTGCCATGCTCATTCAAAAAATTGATGAGGCTTTAACGGGACGCAATTACAGCCTGGAGTGGACCTGTACCGGCTTGCCCGAGTGGTTCCCGGTGCAGCAATGGAGCGTGCCCGTGGGCGACTTTTTTGGTCTGTATGTTAAGTTTCTGGATTAA
- a CDS encoding thiamine phosphate synthase has protein sequence MEVKNHKKITGGVYLVIDPAMNRAVLLSKLASALQGKLEAVQLWNNWTPGDDKLQCIEAVGQLCRQHNVPLLIDNDWELLLQSPYLDGIHFDAIPADYALIKQKIDKLFIAGITCQGNLDVVRWADENLLDYVSFCAMFPSPSAGSCDIVMPATVRQAKSMTGLPLFVSGGITPANMTMLRQQTPFDGVAVISGIMSADDPLSKVKLYHNALTENISKS, from the coding sequence ATGGAAGTAAAAAATCATAAAAAAATAACCGGCGGCGTTTACCTGGTGATTGATCCGGCCATGAATAGGGCAGTGCTGCTATCCAAACTGGCATCTGCCCTGCAGGGCAAACTCGAAGCTGTGCAGTTGTGGAACAACTGGACACCCGGTGATGATAAGCTGCAGTGCATTGAGGCCGTTGGCCAGCTTTGCCGCCAGCATAACGTGCCTTTGCTGATTGATAACGATTGGGAGTTGCTATTGCAGTCGCCTTATCTCGACGGTATTCATTTTGATGCTATCCCGGCCGATTATGCACTCATCAAGCAAAAAATTGATAAGCTTTTTATAGCCGGGATTACCTGCCAGGGCAACCTGGATGTAGTGCGATGGGCTGATGAGAACCTGTTGGATTATGTATCGTTTTGCGCTATGTTTCCGTCGCCATCAGCGGGTAGTTGCGATATCGTGATGCCGGCAACCGTACGGCAGGCTAAAAGCATGACCGGTTTGCCCTTGTTTGTATCGGGCGGCATTACACCGGCCAACATGACTATGCTTCGCCAGCAAACTCCTTTCGACGGGGTGGCCGTTATTTCCGGAATTATGAGTGCCGACGACCCTTTGTCAAAAGTTAAATTATATCATAACGCTTTAACAGAAAATATTTCAAAATCATGA
- a CDS encoding nuclear transport factor 2 family protein: MKTLHTFCLAFILLATTICAKADEPTAAKFTRLYTLSSYVNTIVKGQVAGFEAALDPSVTFSVMRGQKVVTYSKEDMLDFIKKNKGVVQNCITTTTQIQSNSDMCVMKVDMKYENFTRSNYITMANTGDGWKITNVHSVFK; this comes from the coding sequence ATGAAAACATTACACACCTTCTGCTTAGCATTCATTTTATTGGCCACCACCATTTGCGCCAAAGCCGACGAACCTACTGCCGCTAAATTTACCAGGTTGTACACTTTGTCATCATACGTTAATACCATAGTTAAAGGCCAGGTTGCGGGCTTCGAAGCTGCCCTCGACCCATCAGTTACCTTTAGCGTGATGCGCGGACAAAAAGTTGTAACTTACAGCAAAGAAGATATGCTCGACTTTATTAAAAAGAATAAAGGCGTAGTACAAAACTGCATCACAACCACTACTCAAATTCAAAGCAATAGCGATATGTGCGTGATGAAAGTAGATATGAAATACGAAAACTTTACCCGCAGCAACTACATCACCATGGCTAATACCGGCGACGGCTGGAAAATCACCAATGTGCACTCTGTGTTTAAATAG